DNA from Candidatus Cybelea sp.:
TTGTGGACCTCGGGCCGATCGGTTGGATGCAGCTCGAGATGGTAGGCTTCGCGCCCGTCGATCGTTTCGACCGGCAGCGAGCCGTTCGGCGCGGCGCGAAACGTATAGGAAGGCTTGGCCGAGACGACGACGTGCGCGATAGTCTTGAGTCCGGCGATATCCGGAACCATCACGACGCCGTTGTCGCGCGGCGCGACGCGAACCGAGGAGCGCACGAGCCAGGCAAACGGGCCGAGAAACTCGGGCTCGATAAGCGCCGGCGGCAGCTTGCCGTTCGTGCCGGGGTCGCTGACGTTCTCCATCCCGTCGGAGAGCCGAACGGCGTAGCGGTGCGTCTCGACCGACGACGATTCGCCCGAATAGTAGCCCATCGGGTGCGCGCGGATGTGCCACGTCGCCGTCCAGATGGCGTACGGTGGAACCGGATACGACTGCAGTCGGCGAAAGGTCTCATCGAAAATCTGCGCCACCCCGACGGCGGCGGGTGCGGCTAAGACGATGCGCATCGCGTCGAAGTCGACCGTGAAGGCGTAGTTTCGCAGAAAGTCGTTGGAGATGATGCCCGAGGCGGTGAAGGGAAAGGCGTCGAGCGGCGATCCTTCCGGCGTGTAGAGCCCGGGAACGTCGTGCTGCACCGCCGATCCCACCGCGACGCGCGCGGCGCGCAGCGGCACGTCGACGACCGCGCCGCCGCCGCCGATGCCGACACCTTGGTGGGCGCTGTCGAGCGTGATGCGCGCGGCGGAAAGCAGCTTCGACGTCGGCATCAGGCCGCCGCCCGCGAGCCCGGAATCGAAGAGAAAGAGCCCGGGCGGCGCGTCGTTGACCTGCGCCTTCGCAAAGACGAAGTGATCGCCGACGAGATAGAAGGGCACGATCGTGTTTTTCGCCGCTGCGGCGTCAGCTTGGAACGCCGCCGAGACCTGCGCCGAGCGCGGCCGCAGAATCAGCGCCGCGTTGGGGTAGTCGATCGTTACCAAAAAACGCTCGAAGAGCGTCGTGCCGAGGATGCCGTCGATCTGCACCTTCGGAAAGAGCGACTCGGCGCGCGTCGGTAACACGTGCACCGGAACTTCGGCGGCCGTTGCTCCGCCGAGCGAGAGCGAGCGCAGCATGCCGTTCTGCACCGGCGCTTGTTTGTTGCCGGCAAACGTGCCGATGCTGCGGCCGTAGGGCGCGAGGCCGATGCGCTTGGCGAATACCGGGTCGACGATCACGTCGGCACCGGTATCGACGAGAAAGTTTGCCGCCGTGCCGTTGGCAACGACGCGCACGACCGGCAGCGGTGACGACGCTACAAACGGCACGCGCGTACTCCGGCCGCTGACCGTAGCGCTGCGATGCGCCTCTTCCTGACGACGATTGAGTTCGGCAAGCAGGCGGGTAGCGCGCGTGTTGTTTGGTTCTTTGGAGATCACCGCGAGGATCGGCGGTTCGGCGGCGCCGATGCGGTTTTCGTACAGCGCGACGGCGCCGACGCGCAGCTGCGCGTCGATGTCGCCGGGGTGGCTTTGCAGCCAAGCTCGATCGGCCGCCGCCGCCTGCGCGAATTCGCCGCTTGCAAAGAGCGGTTCTCCCGGCGACGCGAGCACCACGGCAAGCAAGGCGACGGCGCATCTCACGATAGCTTCATGTACTCACGTAAGGGCCGCGGACCCTCCGGCTCGAAGGCAGCCTGGTTATGATGCAGATTGCCGCCGTTTTGTTCCTCTCGGGTTTGCTTGCGCAGGCGGCACCCTCCGGCCCGCCGACCGCGGGCTTCACGACGTTCATCACCGACATTATCGCCGGGCGGATTCCGACCAACATCTCCGAGAGCATGAACTCGCAGTCGGAGGGGCTCTCGCGGGCTCGCCAAGCATTCGCGCAGCTCGGCACGTTCAAGCGGCTGCAGTTCGTTCGCGAAGAGAACATGCAAGGCTACCGCCGCTATCACTACACGGCAATCTTCCAAAAGAGCTCGCTGCACATCGTCTTTGTGACCGACTCCGAGGGCACGATCGTCGGCTTCTTCCCCGACCAGTCGCAGCAGCAACAGCAACAGCAGGGGGCGCCGCCGCAGGGGCCGCCGCAAGGGCCGCCGCAGTCGCCGCAGGACCCGTACGGCCCGCCGGCCGCTTAGAAGACCTGACCGTCGCTCAACGCCATGCCCTGAACGCTGCCATACGATTTGACGCGAATCTTCTCGTGCAGAACGTTCGGGCTGCCGTTGGGATTGAGCAGCGGATACGGTGATGAGAAGATCCGTCCCTCGGCGAAGCTCGAGACCCACAGCGAGTGCTGATCTCGGCTGATCGCGATCTGCGTTGGCGCGTCCCGCACGCCGACCACCAGCGTTGGTTCTTGATACCCGGGAGGAAAGACGTCGATGCGGTTCGTTCCGCCGGTCTCGACCGTGAGAATCGTTCCGCCCTCGGTAACGACGACGCTCTGCGGCTGATTGATGCTCATCCCTAAAATCGAGCCCTGCGACGAACCCGCGGCAAACTCTTCGATGCTGCCGGTGCCGTGCGGCGACGAGCGGTAGGCGACGTACAGGTTTCCTTGCGGGTCGAAATCTAAGCCGTCTGCCTCGACGCCGGGCGTCTGCAGTACTTGCGATGCTTGAGTCGTGCCCGCAGCGAACTCGACGACCGTGCCGTTGTCGGCATTGGTAACCCACAGATTGCCGCGGCTGTCGACAGCGGGATAGAGCGGCCGCTCGAGGTCTTGCGAGAACGACCGCGACGGTTCGGTTGCGCCGGGTGGATACTCGACGACCGAATTCCCATACTGGTTGGCGACGTAGAGATTGCCGTTACGATCCAGACAGACGCCGTACGCGGATTCGATGCCGTCGGTAATCTCGCCGAGCGGCGGCCGGTTCCGCTTTTCGGGGAAGATCAGCACCTTGTCGCCGTCGGTAACGTAGACCACGCGCTGCGTCGCCGCGTCGCGCGAGATCCAACCGTGCCCCTTCGGGCCGTGCGGCGCGACGCCGGCCGGCGAAGCCAACGGCGCCGGAGCATTGGATACAGCAGACGGCGTCGCCGAACCCGAGCAGGCGGCGAGCCCGGCAAGCGCCGGTGCGAGCACGGCGCAGGAGAAAAATCCCTTCGTGCGCATGAAAACGCTCCTTTCGCGCGTCAGCGCGCGACGCTGACGGCAGCGCCGTATGGCTTGTCGAGGTTTCCCAGCGAGAGCGTCGGATAGCCGCCCGCGGGATATTGATAGAGGAAAACGTCGTTCAAGTTCGCGTCGGGGCCGATCAGGCTGCCCGATCCGACCCAATAACCGACGACGTCCTGCGCGGCGGTAAGCACCGTCTTACCAACGATCTTTCCGCCGGCGCCGTTCGTCTGGTAAACCGCGGACGCGACCTTGTTTTGGTAGAGCTGGTCGCCGACGTCGACGTACTCGCCGTCCCATGCAATCGCGCCGGGATAGTTAATCGTCGCGTTGAGCGAGATCTTGTTTAATTTTTGCTGGCCGCGCAGCAGTTCGGCAAAGGCAAACCTCTTTGACGTGTCGAGGCCGTCAACGTAGAGGTTGCTGGCGGGGTCGAAGCCGGCGAAGAAGTAGTAAAAGATCTTCGGATCGTTGACGATCAGCGGCGGGCCCTTCGTTTGGTGATAGATGGCGACGTTTCCGGGTCCGCTCGCGGTCGAGAAGATGTTGGTCACGACCAGCGCGCCGGTGCGCGGATTCACCGCGCAGCCAAGGGGGTAATAGCCCGGATCGCCGAGCGTCTTGAGCGGCGCGGTTCCGCCGTGGGCGTACTCGACGAGGTTCTGCCCTAAATTGTTGGCAACCCAGATGTTGCCGTGGCGATCGGTGCAGATGCCGTCGGGGCCCTTGAGCCCCTTGAGCTCGCCCACGATCGTATTGTTCTTATAGACGATGACGTCGTTCGCGCGGTAGTTGGTGACGTACAGCAGGCCGCACGGCGGCAACTTGCCATTGTAACCGCAGGTCGCTGCCGACGGCAGCATCCAAGATTTGCCGCCGCTGGGCGTGCCGGCGGCCGGGTCGGCGAGCGCGCCGCTCCGAGGGACTGCCGGCTCGACCTCACGGCCGGAACCGCCCGCCGGGGCGACCTGGGCGCCCGTGCAGGCGCTCAAAAGAGCGGCGCCGATAATGACGGCCGCTCGCGCAAGAGAGTTCGTAGATGACATGAGGCGCGGCTCCTTTGCACCCCTCGAATGGGAGATCTAGACTACGACTCTAGTCATCTTTTTCCTCCGAACGGAGGCGCCGCTACTGCGTTCCGATCGTCTGATTGGCGTTGGTCAGCAGATAGATCTTGTCGGCGTGAGCCTGCCCGAGCGCCTTGCGATCGTAGATGATCCCGACGTACTGGCCGGCCTTGACCTTGCCCATCTGGTACGTCGTTTTGCCGTCGGCCGAAAAGACCTGATCGAACTTCGGAACGAGCAGGAAGCTCATCGTCTGTTTCGTCTTCGGATTCTGTACCTTGATATTGTTCGACGACACGTGCACCGTGATGCCGTAAAAGGTCGAGGTTCCGGCGGCCGAGACGGCCAGCGGGAACGTGCCGAGCAGCGAGATCGCAATGGCGGCGATGGCCGCACGCAGTAGGAACGGATGAGTTCTCATGTTCGGTGATGTACCCGCGGCGCGGGCGGTCTATGCCTCGCTACCGCCGAAGCCCGGCTCGCTATGGACGCGACACTCTTCGCCGACGGTGGTTCCCGCGGCAATCCCGGCCCGGCTGCAGGCGCGGCCGTCCTGCTCGACCCCGACGGCGAGACGATCGAAGAGATCCACGAGTACCTCGGGATCGCGACCAACAACGTCGCCGAATGGACCGGGCTGCTGCTTGGTTTGCAGGCTGCCCGCGCCCGTGGCATCCGCCGGCTGGCGGTGCGCCTCGATTCTGAGCTGGTCGTCAAGCAGCTGCGCGGCGAGTACCGGGTCAAGAATGCGGGCCTGGTGCCGCTCTACCAGCGCGCGCGGGCGCTGGTGCGCGGCTTCGAACTGATCGATATCAAGCACGTGCCGCGCAAGCAGAACGCGGCCGCCGACCGGCTCGTCAACCTCGCGCTCGATCTGCAGGCAGCGGCGGCTGAGGCGCAGGCGTGATGCGGCGCTTTCCTATCGGCATCCTCATCGTCGTCCTGGCCATTATTTTTATTATCCTCGGCTGGCGGATCTA
Protein-coding regions in this window:
- a CDS encoding aspartyl protease family protein is translated as MRCAVALLAVVLASPGEPLFASGEFAQAAAADRAWLQSHPGDIDAQLRVGAVALYENRIGAAEPPILAVISKEPNNTRATRLLAELNRRQEEAHRSATVSGRSTRVPFVASSPLPVVRVVANGTAANFLVDTGADVIVDPVFAKRIGLAPYGRSIGTFAGNKQAPVQNGMLRSLSLGGATAAEVPVHVLPTRAESLFPKVQIDGILGTTLFERFLVTIDYPNAALILRPRSAQVSAAFQADAAAAKNTIVPFYLVGDHFVFAKAQVNDAPPGLFLFDSGLAGGGLMPTSKLLSAARITLDSAHQGVGIGGGGAVVDVPLRAARVAVGSAVQHDVPGLYTPEGSPLDAFPFTASGIISNDFLRNYAFTVDFDAMRIVLAAPAAVGVAQIFDETFRRLQSYPVPPYAIWTATWHIRAHPMGYYSGESSSVETHRYAVRLSDGMENVSDPGTNGKLPPALIEPEFLGPFAWLVRSSVRVAPRDNGVVMVPDIAGLKTIAHVVVSAKPSYTFRAAPNGSLPVETIDGREAYHLELHPTDRPEVHNLRDLWIDVSTYDLLKVHFVGTYRPVPNAPLSPTEATVYFRSVLGAWVVTRSLWNYDDAPIRFQYDVQNDEIGLPATLPDWLFDQAAYDQHQRAGVPDYLGQVLDQLRKGGYSGSPPSDGGSRRKNSGESCDGIGVNARGDCL
- a CDS encoding ribonuclease HI family protein; this encodes MDATLFADGGSRGNPGPAAGAAVLLDPDGETIEEIHEYLGIATNNVAEWTGLLLGLQAARARGIRRLAVRLDSELVVKQLRGEYRVKNAGLVPLYQRARALVRGFELIDIKHVPRKQNAAADRLVNLALDLQAAAAEAQA